The Achromobacter deleyi genome has a window encoding:
- a CDS encoding Ldh family oxidoreductase gives MTAEGRVDAAEWERWGADCLRAQDFSEADARCLAKSLAQTSLWGIDSHGIARLPHYLNRVAHGSIQARPDIVIERTGPGTAQVHGGQGQGIVVAHRANALAIDLAKGAGVSAVGVSDSSHCGAIGLYSRAAAELGFIGIAFTHSDSIAAPFGGHEPFYGTNPISLAFPRADADPLCLDMATTAIPWNRVMNARRDGVALPPGVALDAQGRDCSDADQAHALRPLGGEEYGYKGYGLAMMIELLCGPLNGNPFGPHISPMYEALDRPRELGAFFIVIDPARFAGGAALAAVVAGMAMELSQVPGSPRMPGDPEAAAQAARRRDGLPVPPALWAEMQAWSARLGVAPPARLS, from the coding sequence ATGACTGCCGAAGGCCGAGTGGATGCCGCCGAATGGGAACGCTGGGGCGCGGACTGCCTGCGCGCCCAGGATTTTTCCGAAGCGGACGCGCGCTGCCTGGCGAAGAGCCTGGCCCAGACCAGCTTGTGGGGCATCGATTCGCATGGCATTGCGCGGCTGCCGCACTACCTGAACCGGGTCGCGCACGGATCCATCCAGGCCAGGCCGGACATCGTCATCGAGCGCACCGGCCCGGGAACGGCCCAGGTGCATGGCGGCCAGGGGCAGGGCATCGTGGTGGCCCATCGGGCCAACGCGCTGGCGATCGACCTTGCCAAAGGCGCCGGCGTGTCCGCGGTGGGCGTCAGCGATTCCTCGCACTGCGGCGCCATCGGCCTGTACAGCCGGGCGGCTGCGGAACTGGGATTCATCGGCATTGCCTTCACGCATTCGGACTCGATTGCCGCGCCCTTCGGCGGGCACGAGCCGTTCTACGGCACGAACCCGATCTCGCTGGCCTTTCCCCGGGCGGACGCCGATCCGCTCTGCCTGGACATGGCCACCACGGCCATTCCGTGGAACCGTGTCATGAACGCCCGGCGCGACGGCGTCGCCCTGCCGCCGGGCGTGGCGCTGGACGCTCAGGGGCGGGACTGCTCCGACGCGGACCAGGCGCACGCCCTGCGCCCCTTGGGTGGAGAGGAATACGGCTACAAGGGCTACGGGCTGGCGATGATGATAGAGCTGCTTTGCGGGCCGTTGAACGGCAACCCCTTTGGGCCGCATATTTCGCCCATGTACGAGGCGCTGGACCGTCCGCGAGAGCTTGGCGCGTTCTTCATCGTCATCGACCCCGCGCGCTTCGCCGGCGGCGCGGCTTTGGCGGCGGTGGTTGCCGGGATGGCGATGGAGCTGTCGCAAGTTCCCGGTTCACCGCGCATGCCGGGCGATCCGGAGGCCGCCGCGCAGGCCGCGCGCCGGCGTGACGGGCTGCCGGTGCCGCCGGCCCTGTGGGCCGAGATGCAGGCCTGGAGCGCCCGGCTGGGCGTGGCGCCGCCGGCGCGCCTGTCCTAG
- a CDS encoding ABC transporter ATP-binding protein has protein sequence MTALLSLRGVTAHYGASQALFGIDLDIGPGEFVTLLGRNGMGKSTTVKAVMGLNPATGGAIAFDGRDISRLPSYKVAQCGIGLVPEGRHVFPNLSVRENLVATAHNRQGAAHPWTLERVYALFPRLSERARHLGSHLSGGEQQMLAIGRALLTNPRLLILDEATEGLAPVVREEIWAALDTLKQTGLAVLCIDKNLEPLLATADRHAIVEKGRVAWTGSSREFLDDEPQLLQYLGV, from the coding sequence ATGACCGCCCTGCTCTCCCTGCGCGGCGTGACCGCGCACTATGGCGCCAGCCAGGCCCTGTTCGGCATCGACCTGGATATCGGGCCCGGCGAGTTCGTCACCCTGCTGGGACGCAACGGCATGGGCAAGTCCACCACGGTGAAGGCGGTGATGGGCCTGAATCCCGCTACCGGCGGCGCCATCGCCTTCGACGGCCGCGACATCAGCCGGCTGCCCTCCTACAAGGTGGCGCAGTGCGGCATCGGGCTGGTGCCCGAAGGCCGCCACGTCTTTCCCAACCTGTCCGTGCGCGAGAACCTGGTGGCGACGGCGCACAACCGGCAAGGCGCGGCCCATCCCTGGACGCTGGAACGGGTGTACGCGCTGTTTCCGCGGCTGTCGGAACGCGCCCGGCACCTGGGCAGCCACCTGTCCGGCGGCGAACAGCAGATGCTGGCTATCGGCCGCGCGCTGCTGACCAATCCGCGCCTGCTGATCCTGGATGAAGCCACGGAAGGACTCGCGCCCGTGGTGCGCGAAGAAATCTGGGCGGCGCTGGACACCCTGAAGCAGACCGGGCTGGCGGTGCTGTGCATCGACAAGAATCTGGAACCGCTGCTGGCCACCGCCGACCGCCACGCCATCGTGGAAAAGGGGCGCGTCGCCTGGACGGGTTCGTCGCGGGAATTTCTGGACGATGAGCCCCAGCTCTTGCAGTACCTGGGGGTCTAG